The Halobacillus amylolyticus nucleotide sequence AAAAATTTTAGTCGTTGATGATGAGAAACCAATTGCGGATATATTGAAATTTAATTTAGAAAAAGAAGGCTATGATGTGGTTTGTGCTTATGATGGTGATGAAGCCATCCAAAAGGCCGATCAAGAAGATCCAGATTTAATATTGCTTGATATTATGCTGCCCAATAAAGATGGAAATGAAGTATGTCGAGAAGTTCGTAAAACCCACACGATGCCAATCATTATGCTGACAGCGAAGGATGCTGAGATTGATAAGGTGCTAGGTTTAGAAATGGGTGCGGATGACTATGTAACTAAGCCATTCAGCAACCGTGAATTGATTGCCAGAGTAAAGGCGAATTTACGAAGACACCAGCAGGAGCCGGAAGATCAATCCCATCAGTCAAAAGACATCACCATTGGGCGTTTGGCTATTCATCCGGATGCATACACTGTAACTCGGGATGGATCCTACATTGAGCTTACGCACCGAGAGTTCGAATTGTTACATTACCTTGCCCGTCATATTGGACAGGTTATGACGCGTGAGCATTTGCTTGAAACGGTGTGGGGCTACGATTATTATGGTGATGTGCGTACGGTCGACGTAACCGTTCGCCGCCTTCGTGAAAAAATTGAGGAGAACCCGAGTAATCCAGTATGGATTGTGACCCGTCGAGGTGTTGGTTACTATTTAAGAAACCCAGAGCAGGAGTAAGGTTTTATGAAGAAAGTGAGCTTTTTTCAGTCGGTTCGGCTGAAGCTTATTGTTGTTTATATTTTACTGCTTTTGCTCGGAATTCAAGTAATAGGTGCTTATTTTGTTGATAGGCTCGAGGAGCAGCTTAGGGATAATTTTGAGAGTTCGATCGAGGGGACCATTCGATCTTTAACATATAGCTTGCAGAATTCCTTTGAACTTGAGCGTGGGGAGTCAGACCCCAGTCTTAAATCAGATGTACAGAATCTGATTCAGGAGTTTGATGAAACAGAAATTCAAAAGTTGCAGGTCGTGGATAGTGACGGTCGGGTGATTGCAGAGCATGGGGGAGAATTAAGGAGCTCAAATATAGGTAAGAAAGCGACGCGTCCTTCAATTATTTCTGCACTAAAATTACCGTCTAGCACACCAACCCCAGAGATTGCGCTAGATGAAACTACAGGGGAGCGATTATTGTTCGGGGCAACCTCTATAGTCAGCAGTAGCAATGAAGACCAGGCATTAGGAGCAGTCTATTATGAAGCGAACATGAGTGGAGTATATGGTCAACTCCAGAATATCAACAATATCTTTGCCACAGGCGCTGCGCTGGCTATTACAATAACCGCTTTACTTGGGATTCTGGTAGCTAGAACGATAACGAAGCCATTGTCTGAAATGCGGAGACAGGCACGAATCATGTCAACTGGTGACTTCTCTCAGAAGGTGACTGTCCATGGGAATGATGAGATTGGCCAGTTAGGGATTGCTTTTAATGATTTAAATGACAAATTAAAGCTGTCTCAGGCCACAACAGAAGGTGAGCGGAGAAAGCTTAGTTCGGTCCTCTCAAACATGTCAGATGGAGTCATCGCTACAGATCGGTTAGGTGCTGTAACGTTAATGAATGCTCCTGCGTCTAATTTAATTGAACAAAGCTTTGAGGAAGTCCAAGGGCAGTCATTAATTGACATCCTGGGGATGACTGATCAGATTAGTGAGGTATCAGACATTGATTCGATAGGCTCGGTAATTATTGATTTAAGTGAAGAAGATCAACACCTGCTTTTGAAGGCTAATTTCTCTGTTGTTCAGGACGAAAATAACGAGATGAACGGTTTTATAACAGTACTTAGTGATGTAACAGAACAAGAGAGAATAGAACAGGAACGGCGAGAATTTGTTTCTAATGTGTCACATGAGCTTCGTACCCCGTTAACAACGATGCGGAGTTATATTGAAGCACTTACGGATGGGGCTTGGAAGGACGAAGAGATTGCGCCTCGTTTCCTAGACGTGACTCAGAACGAAACAGACCGAATGATTCGACTCGTAAACGATTTGCTTCAGTTGTCAAAAATGGATCGAAAGGACACTGGTCTTTTTAAGGAAAAAGTCGATTTCGTCCCTTTTTTCGGACATATTATTGATCGTTTCGAGATGAATCGAAGGGAGAATATGGCGTTTATTCGCGAATTATCTAAACAAGATCTCTATGTATGGATTGACAAAGATAAGATTACACAAGTCCTGGATAACGTTATTTCCAATGCGATTAAATATTCTCCTAAAGGTGGTACGATTACATTTAAAGCACTGCCGGGAAGTAAATATCTTCAAGTAAGCATTTCTGACCAAGGATTAGGGATGCCTTTAGATACGGTAGACAAAATATTTGATCGCTTTTATCGTGTCGACAAGGCTAGATCCCGGGAAATGGGCGGTACAGGACTTGGACTTGCTATTGCCCGGGAAATAATTGAGGCTCATCATGGTCAAATTTGGGCGAAAAGTCAAGAAGGTAAAGGGACCACTGTCTTCTTTACACTTCCGCTAATTAGTCAGAAGCGGAGGCGAAGATAATGAACTTTGAAACACTTAAATCGATTATGTTGTTAATTCTTATTTGTTTTAGTTTGCTGCTTACTGTCGGCTTATGGAACTATCAGCCTAGTAATGATTTTATCGAGGACGAAAACTTATTAGAGGAAACGACAATCGGGGGAAAGGAAGCTAAAATGTCATCCCTGATTGCCCCTTCTCAGTTCGTTTTCCATAAGAATGGGGAGCATTATTCCTTTAAAAATGGTAAAGATCGTGAGAATACCTATAAGGTTATGAAGGAATGGACATTGTTTAATGTCCACCCTAAAGATAATCAAGTTGTTCCAGAAGAAAGCCGAATGATGGAGGTTATTTTCCCTACTAATATTCCTGCTCAAGCGATTAAAAACTTATTTAATTTT carries:
- the yycF gene encoding response regulator YycF, which codes for MAPKILVVDDEKPIADILKFNLEKEGYDVVCAYDGDEAIQKADQEDPDLILLDIMLPNKDGNEVCREVRKTHTMPIIMLTAKDAEIDKVLGLEMGADDYVTKPFSNRELIARVKANLRRHQQEPEDQSHQSKDITIGRLAIHPDAYTVTRDGSYIELTHREFELLHYLARHIGQVMTREHLLETVWGYDYYGDVRTVDVTVRRLREKIEENPSNPVWIVTRRGVGYYLRNPEQE
- the walK gene encoding cell wall metabolism sensor histidine kinase WalK, with the protein product MKKVSFFQSVRLKLIVVYILLLLLGIQVIGAYFVDRLEEQLRDNFESSIEGTIRSLTYSLQNSFELERGESDPSLKSDVQNLIQEFDETEIQKLQVVDSDGRVIAEHGGELRSSNIGKKATRPSIISALKLPSSTPTPEIALDETTGERLLFGATSIVSSSNEDQALGAVYYEANMSGVYGQLQNINNIFATGAALAITITALLGILVARTITKPLSEMRRQARIMSTGDFSQKVTVHGNDEIGQLGIAFNDLNDKLKLSQATTEGERRKLSSVLSNMSDGVIATDRLGAVTLMNAPASNLIEQSFEEVQGQSLIDILGMTDQISEVSDIDSIGSVIIDLSEEDQHLLLKANFSVVQDENNEMNGFITVLSDVTEQERIEQERREFVSNVSHELRTPLTTMRSYIEALTDGAWKDEEIAPRFLDVTQNETDRMIRLVNDLLQLSKMDRKDTGLFKEKVDFVPFFGHIIDRFEMNRRENMAFIRELSKQDLYVWIDKDKITQVLDNVISNAIKYSPKGGTITFKALPGSKYLQVSISDQGLGMPLDTVDKIFDRFYRVDKARSREMGGTGLGLAIAREIIEAHHGQIWAKSQEGKGTTVFFTLPLISQKRRRR